The Leishmania panamensis strain MHOM/PA/94/PSC-1 chromosome 5 sequence genomic sequence CGCCGTACTGGATGGCCCCAGAGGTAATCAAGTGCGAGGCTGGCGGCTACGGTGTGAAGAGCGATATCTGGTCCATTGGGTGCACTATGGTAGAGATGCTGACGGGCAAGCCGCCGTGGCCGGAGTGCAACTCGATGTGGGCGGCAGTGTACAAGATTGCGAATTCGACGGGGTTGCCGACGGAGATACCGGCCGACGTAGACCCAGAGCTGATGGACCTCTTGCAGAAGTGCTTTGAGCGCAATCCAAAGCTACGCCCGACAGCGACCGAAATGCTGAAGCACCCGTTCTTGGTAAAGGTGACCGAGGGAGTGACTTCGCCGATTGAGGGAAACCGgagcgagtgagaggggTGCGCCCCGcatcccttttcctctcgccaGTGttcaattttttttttctgttttacACAAAACCATCGTGGACACAACGTCGTTGTcgtcacacacgcacgcacagacatgcCAAGCTCAGAATGTAGAACCTGTGCAATCACTGCCTGAAGGGCAcacttctctgtgtgtgtgggggggatgCGTGTTTGCCGCTCCACATACGGTGCGCACGCCGCCCCTCTGCATCACCatacctctccctccctcccctcccctcccccccccctcctcccgttaagccgctgttgctgttgcttgtGCTTTCGAAGAGGATCCTTTTCGCTGTGTCTCTGTGGATGTGGCGGGCTTTGCTGTTTGTTtgcgggtggggtggggtgggaggtgggggggcgGAGGCTGTTGCTCGTTtatttctctcctccccccccctctccctcctccctcctatGTTTTTCCTATATACCTGGCCTACCGTTTTGCTggcgccccctctcctctgtcccTTCGGGTttactccctccccctcgctaTGAAGTGCGCCTCCCGCATgcctgtgcctgcgtgtgtgtgtgtgtgtgtgtgtgtgtgtgtgtgtaatgTATGTGCGCCTATATGTCTGGCTCCATGTCTGCCTGCCTGTCGGTGActcacccccacacacacacgcaggcacgcggctcttcccccctttcttcctctattgtcttcgcttctctctctctctccctctcactgtGTATTTTGCCTTGCTTGTACTTCGCTTAACGCTTTGCTGGTCCCCTGCGGGTTGGCTGATCAGTTTTTCCGCATTGCTGCGGCTGTTATGTGGGCTCGCCTCGCctctcgctgcgcacgcgtgtTTTCCCTCCCCTGGCCAGTCGAACGCTGATCgttcccctccaccccctgcAGGCGTACgtgcgagggggaggggaggagaaaatgGGGAGACAATGACGGAcgcgcggctgcctcgccgccgccgccgccgcccgctATGGGAGCTCTTCTGTGTTTCATGCCTTGCGCTACGCATTGCTGTGTTATCCACCAACGAAATAAAGCGAAAAGGAGCAGAGAGGCGCGGGCAACGAGCTCTCCAAGATGCATGACGAGGGAAGGCGGAGAGAATGGCCTGTGGAGCAAGACTCCCTGGCCTACACGTGGCTGTGCTCGGATCCTCCACGCATATACAGCGAAGGGAAGCACTCATGCGGTGCGTAGACCCTTCCAAGCGCTCTATGGGCTGCACTACATAAGTGTTtgatgggggagagagggaaagagtaCCATCACTCCACACACGGCGCATTTTCAACTGCTTCACTGAGTCCCCTCCATGCTTCCCTGCTcactcacccccaccccctctacTCCTCGTTGAACGATGCACTGATGGTGTATGCGTCATCGGGCTCAGCCGCGCTAGACAGCTCGTCACACCACTCAGAATCAGTACCGCTCCTGCCTTGGTTTTATTTTCCATCCCTTCACCTTGGcctcatacacacacacacacacacacacacaggcaagcaTAGACAACAACACCCACAagctcgcacacacgctaCACGCCGCACCTTTACCCCGCAATACTGACGGCTGGCGCGCATCGGGTTGATCCACCCAACTCCCCCGCTCCGCCCCTCCCGACACTGTCATCATGCGCGTGAAGAGCATCGTGATTGACGGCTTCAAGTCGTACGCCCACCGAAAGGAGTTGGCGGACCTCAGCCCGCACTTCAACGCCATTACCGGGCTCAATGGCAGCGGTAAGTCGAACATCTTCGACGCCATCTGCTTCGTCATGGGTATCACCAACCTCAAGCGGGTGCGTGCCGAGGATCCGCGGGAGCTGATTTTTCGCGCCGGCACGACCGGTGTGCACGCGGCACGGGTGACGATCGAGTTCGTGAACGATGACCCCGCCTCCGCGCCGCCCGGCTACAGCTGCGAGGAGTACCCGCTCATCACTATTGGCCGCCAAATCAAGCTTGGAGGACGGCAGCAGTTCTTCTTCAACAACACCGTGTCACTGCAGAGCAAGGTGAAGCGCTTCTTCGAGAGCATCAGCCTGAACGTCGATAACCCTCACTTTATGATCCTGCAGGGCACAGTGCACAAGCTGATTGGCATGCGCTCGCAGGACATCCTGTCGCTcatcgaggaggcggtgggcaCGAAGGCGTTtgatcaccgccgccgcaccgccgagACGCTGATCCGCAACAAGGAGCGCAAGATGGAGGAGATCGACACGAACATCGAGGCGCAGATCCGACCGCTGCTAGACACAATGCGGGCGGACCAGGAGGAGTACAACGCGTTCATGCAGAATCGTGAGAAGacggaggaaaagaagcgctTCCGCATCGCGTTGGACTACCACACGCATCACACGGAGCacacggaggcggaggcgagggTGGAGGCGCGCAAGGTGGACGTTCAGAACGCGAAGTCGCAATTGCAGGCACTGCCGCGtcaggaagaggaggcgacgcgTCGACTCGTCCAGCTCCAAGGCTCCCTCCACGCCCCGAGCGAGGCAGCCATCTCGctgcacgaggaggaggatgagctgaagaaggcgcACAGCCGCCTAGAAAACGAGCTGGACAACTGCACCAGGTTGCTGAGGCAACTTGAAACACAGCTCAAGACCCTGCGGagggagcaggagaagcaaagTAACAGCCAGGTGACCttcgcggcgcggcggcagcagcacgagcagaTGCTAGCGCAGATCAAGGAGGGCAAGGAAGCGTGCGCGAAGCTGAAGAGGGGTCTCAAGCTCCTCCAATCCGGCGTGCAGGCCGGCACCTCGGGTGTCTCGCTcgcggaggagcggcagcaggtAGATCTGAAGCTCATCGAGCAGCAATCACGCGTGCACCGCGCCACAGAGCGGTTTGAAGAGctggtgaagcagcagcagcggatcGAGGCGCATcaggcggaggagagcggcCGTGTGCGGCACTTAGAGCACGAGCACGCCAAAGCAGCGGCATCTCTCGAGAAGACAAAAGTGGTGTACGCCCCTCTGGCGTTGAAGCAGGAACGCAAGGAGGCGCTCGAGGCAGAGATCTCGTCACTGAAGCGCGAGTACCAGGCGGAATACGAGAACTTCCAGCGGCAGGTGAGCACTGCGGCCGCGCGCAACTACGACCTCGACTACAACCGCTACGCCTGCCCACCCGACACGGAGGACAACGTGCTTGGACGTGTCGGCCAACTCATCACTCCGATTGAtctgcagcacgcgctggGGCTCATGGTTGGCGCGCAGAACCAGCTGTTacgcgtcgtcgtcacggACGATCGCGTCGCCGAAGCCATCATCCACAGtgggctgcggcagcgcactGCGTTCTTTGCCCTCGACAAGCTGCAACGTCCGCCAACGCACCTCTTCATCGATGATGCgaagctgcaggcggcgcggctCATTGCCGAGCAGCAGGGTGGCTGGGTGCACCGCGCACGGGACCTGGTGACGGTGCAGGAAGCCTCCtcccatcagcagcagctcaacgCCCTCGCGGACTTTGTGTTTGGCACCTTCTTTGTGTGCTCCAGCTTGCGACTCGCGCAGGACCTCGCCTACAACCCGTCCATCAAGGTTAAAGCCGTCACTATCGAAGGTGAGGTGGCCGAGCCAAACGGCTTGATGACGGGCGGGTCGACGCACCACCTGCGCGACGTCTTTGCCGATCTCAAGGCTTATGCAGCTCAGAAAGAGCCGctcaaggcgctgcagcaacgcacgcgcacactaGAAACTGAGTACGCCGCCTTGCGCAACACGCTCCGGCAACACCAGCACGACATTCAGGCATACAAGGCAGCGGAagctgcggcggagctgTCGAAGCAGCGCTACATCGTCGCTGCAAGCAGCGCGCAGATcggcgcggcggagctggcagaggagatggagcGCGAGCATGCCACGATGGCCGAGGCGCAGGAaaaggtggcggtgctgcaggcgagGCAACGCGAGTTagcagcacaggcacagacgACAGACCTGAACGTAGTGCGCACGGAAATAGAGAATCAActcgctgcggcagaggctCACGTGGCGCGGCTGATGGCCGACGAGGaacgcggcgcggcggagtTCGAGCGACTCGAGGCGGACATGGAACAGCAGGCGGCGGACTTGTCTCGCAAAGCGCAAGACATGGAagaggagctggcgcagcagcagagccagaagctgaagctgactgcgcaggtggaggagttgAAGCAACAGCTGGTAGCGGTGCAGGCGCGCTGTAAACACAACgaggagcggcgccagcAACTGGAAAAGGAGATTGACGATACTCAAGAGGAGCTGACGCGGCTCGCAGAACGCAAAGTCACGCTCGACAACCTGGTCAAGAATggcgaggtggagctgcgagAGCAGAGCCGGTGCCTAGAgagcctgcgccgccacatccatgaggcggagcagcgccacagctgGCTCCTCGAGGTGCGAGAGACATTCAATCAACCAGGTGGTCCCTACGACTTcagcgatgcggcgcgcacggcagccaccctgcaggagctgcgcgagatcGAGGCGCGTGCTGCCGCAATGTCGAACAAACTCTCCCAAAAGTCCGCCATCCTGTAcgaggagcggcgccgcgagTACGAGGAGCTCGTCAAGCAGCGCACTGCCCTGGGCGAGGACAAGGAAGCGATCCAGCGCTGCATCACTGAGATTGAGTCGAAGAAGTGGGGCGCGCTGGATCGCATGGTCGGCATCGTCAGCTCCATCTTCGGCAGGCTCTTTGCGGCCTGCCTGCCTggcgcgacggcgcagctgctggaggagcgcgacGCGACAAACCACCTCACCGGCCTTGGCGTCCGTGTCTCCTTCAACGAGAAGCCGAGGGAGTCGCTCTCCGAGCTCAGCGGTGGTCAGCGATCACTGCTCGCACTGTGTCTCATGCTAGCCATCCTGCGCGTCCGCCCCGCACCACTGTACATCCTGGATGAGGTGGACGCTGCCCTCGACCCCAGCCACACCCAGAACATTGGTCGCATGTTGCAGCTCTACTTCCCCCATTCACAGTTTCTTCTGGTGTCGCTGAAGGACGGCATGTTCAACAATGCCAACGTGCTCTACCACATTCGCAACACGCAGGGCTACTCGGAGGTGGCGCGCATCGAGCACAAGCCACCGTCACAGCCGACatccgccagcagcgacacgcgaGCCGCGTCGAGCGGCGCTGACAGGGAAGGTGCCGTGGCGACATCTGCGTAAGTTGACAACGCAGGCAAAACAGCGCGACACACATCACTGCAGATTATGcacccaccgctgctttACACCACGGGAGTGTGTGGACATGTGGTGGAGAGAATATTCACCGAGTAACCGATTTGCTCGTCTTTCCTCCATGTCCCCACGTGTACGCCCCCAGCCACTGGAAGACGTGTGCTCATGCGCCCCACTCCACTCGACCTGTCGCCGGCCCCATCAcgtggtgcaaagcagcgccaggCGTACGCCCTAgagcaatgcgccgacccagccatCACAAGCACGGCCCCTGCTATCCACTCTAGTCAAACACCACCCTCGCCTCCCGGGTCGCCTCGCAGCCTCACCCATCGCGCCGACCATCACCTGGTGCGTCTCGCGGGGCGGCGCCGGCTCCTCACCAGCATGCTGCGAAGGTCGGGTGGGGCGCGTCCGAGCCATGCTGGCGCTCTGCTCATCCCATGGCTGGCACAGGCCTGTGggctgtcgcaggccgccgGCATTGGTAGCGACGCGTCGCGGtgactccccctcccccctcgtgtGTCGTAGGCGCTggaccctgtcaccgcctGGGACGGTTTGGCATGgtcggggtgggggggctCCCCGGCCTCTCTCCGCGCGTACCGAGGTGTGCTGGGCTCTCGGGTGGCCGTGCGGCGAGGgtacccacccccctcctcttcctgccATGAGGGCAGAGATAGACGCGGTGCACCGAACAAAACGCCGCCTACCTGCTGCGACTACCCGTACGCGGATTCACGTGTGAAGGAGAGcacagaaaggagaaggggggacaTCAGTGAGACAAGCCGGTACGTCAATGATGGAGTGCCTCTCCATCGACGCAAAGTTGAACTGCAggccgaggagcagcggggagggtgaggggtgcGGGGGAGGAATGAAACTCCTGGAGATGCATCACCACTCGCACGCTTTGTTGCGAAGGCTGCTCCTCGCTagccttcctcttctttgccccctccccaccaccgccgccgccagcctCTTGGCTCTccattccctctccctcttcatgCACTGGTTTTCTCTTCAGCTCTTCGTCATCAACGACTACGCCCGTGCTAATCCTCTGTCCTCCACGTCACCCTCACCGCACTCGTCCACTCCCCATCCGCTCCCTACATCGCTACAcatccaccccacccacccactctctctctctgcgcatcgccgccctccccaccaccaccaccacacacacacacacgcacacgcataccgCAGGAACGCTCTGTCGCGGTCATTCGTCACAACGAGGCGCACCTACTGCCCGCTTCACCAGGCAAGTGTAGACAGGCAGCGACCGAGAGGAGAAGAATCGGCAATgtccgccacgccgccgcctgcatcAAACTCCTCCGCCGCTTATCCGCATACGCGTGCCTCTCCTAGAACTTACCGCGGCACAGGCGGCAGCACGTATTCGCGGGCGTCGCCACACCAACACTCTGGtgcatcgccgtcgtcctcgcCAATCTACTCACCTGGACAGCTgcgccgtggtggcggtagCACACACGCTCGTGTGCATACAGGTAGCTCCGTCCACGCTGATTCAGTAACATcacgtgcggcggcggtcccACCAGCGTCGCGTATGCCTGCGCCACGCTCCACCCCTGATGTCGCCACACGCCATGCCGCGCCAACGTTgtcctccgtctcctccgccgcttCGCTGCCCCTGTCGTTTATCTCGAGCGATGTCTTGCACAGCCTCAACACCAGCGTGCAGGAGAGTCTCGCCGGGTACCTCTACGCGGACGCTATCGAGCTTGCGCAGCGTCTCTTCGACTTGGAGGCATCCTACGCCCATCTGCACCTGCTCGCCCACTGCCACACCGTGAGCGGTGCGACCGGCACGGCATACCGGCTGCTGCAACACTATTACCCTTTCCTGGAGCCGCACGTGACACGACCACGGACGGCTGGCGCTTCTATAAGCGCTGCGGGTGGAggggcagtggcggctgGTGGGGCCCTTCCTTTCGATGCTCGCCGCACCTGGGCAACCTCGTATGGCATGCACCAGCTGCAacacccgccgccgctgagcATGTCCTCAACGGCAGCATCTGCAGTGTTCTTAGCTTCGGGCAACGGGCACAGCCTCATCTCAGACGCGCTCGAGCTGGGCTACGAGACGGTTGACCTGCAGTCGCAGTGGAACTGCCAGTACCTCTTCGGTGTGTGCTGCTACCGCACGCAGCGCTACGAGGACGGCGCCAAGGTactgtcgcagctgctgtacGTGAGTAACCAACTAACCACAACCTCCAATGAGCTTCGGCggaggctgcagcagcacaggtCCATGCGCAGTGGCACgagcgaggaagacgacgacaccggggtggcagcggcagtacgTGCTACGgagaggcagctgcaggcccaCGCCTTCTTGACCGACGCACGCACCTCGCAGGTGCTCTACTGGCTGGGTCTATGCGAAAAACATCGCCAGAGGCACCCGATCGCCGCCGAGCACCTGCGCCGTGCCTACGTGGCCCACCCGACTCGCCTCGATGCGTTCCAGGAGTACGTGCACTTGGCCTGGCCGTCAGAGCACGTggcgcagtcgctgctcACTATTAAGGAGCCCCTGatcgaggaagaagagggaaccCAGGTCGATGTCGCGGAGTCGCCCCAGCGGCCTCCGCAGCGTCGCGACCGAGACATCGCCGACACTGCCATCGACTTGTACGTCGACCCAGACGACGAGGAACAACGTgcaccacgcagcgcagtggctatggctgcagctgccttgGCCTCGGCGCATTCCACGCAGCCGGAGCGAACAGGTCCGTCGCCGGTGGCGCTTCCAGCCCCTCGCCTGACGGCACCACAGCGACGgtgtgtgcagcagcacctgcggcCGTTCCTGTACGCCGCCTTCCTCGGTATTACCTACCGCTGCCCCGAGGCAGTGGAGGCCCTTCATGTGCTGCTTGcccaagagcagcagcaacagcgagcgGCCGTGacagcgccagcgtcggCGTCGTCCATGGTGACCAGCCTACACGGTCCAGCGCGTGCTGGTGTGATGcactcgtcctcctcctcctcttctagCGTTCTGTGGCAGCGCCAAGACGGCGggagcgccaccacagctgcagtTGTATCTGCCACCTCGCCTTGgctgctccgccagctcGCCCTCGCTCACTTCCACAACGGCGATGTTCAGGAGAGCGCGGATGCCTTCGAGAGGCTTCTGCGTGCCGCGCCGTGGGAGCTGACAAGCCCTGCACTTATTTTCTACAGTACAGCGTTGTGGCACCTGAAAAGCGAGAGCGCGCTCGGCAGCCTCGCGCAACGGCTCACCGACGCCGAGCCGCTCAGTGCCACCACCCTGTGCGTCGTCGCCAACGCTTACAGCCTCATCAAGGACCCTCGCGACGCGCTTGTAATGTTGAAGCGGGCTGTGCAGGTGGCGCCAACGCTGGCGTACGCGCATGCTCTGCATGGGTACGAGTTGCTCGGTCAAGACAACAAGGCAGAGGCTGAGGCAGCGTTTAAGGCGGCACTCTCCGTCGATCCGTCGCTCTACATCGCCTACGCCGGTCTCGGTGAGCGCTTCATGAGGGAGGAACAAGTCGACAAGGCGCGAGGGTATTACAAGGAGGCAGTGAAGCTGAACCCCACCCCGGCTATCATGAATCGCTTCGCTCTGACGTACCACCGTCAGGGCAAGTCGCTTGCCGACCTCAAGATAGCTCTGCGGCTTTACACAGAGTCACTGGAACGGCACCCAAGCAACGtcacggcgcggcggcagcgcgccgacgTCCTGCTGCGGCTCGACCAGCCGAAGCAAGCACTGGAGGAGctcaaggcgctgctgatccAGTGCCCTGGTGAGGCTGTCGTGTACGTGACCTTGGCGGAGTGCATGGTGTGCCTGCGGCGTCCACACGAGGCCCTGAAACACTACCAGACTGCTATGCACCTTGATCCTCGACGGGAAAGCTACGTACAGGGCTGCATCGACCAACTCGTCGCAGCAAATCTGTTGTAGGGCTGCTTAAGTTGtgccgcggtgctggtggcagcTCTGTGGACAACGGCTACAGTCCTTCCAGTGCTGAACACACGAAGATGtgaatggggggagggagggagggaggggcatcATTGCGCTAGACAGCGTTCCTGTGTTATGTGCACAATTCTGTTTGAGGCAGCGCCTTCatccagcacacacacacacacacacacgcgcacgcagacGAGCACCCTCCACGCAGACGTATGTTAGAGACGCGTGTACTCTGTGAAGTGccgcgagagaaagagagagagaccagtACTGCTCTGCATTGCGTCAGCGGCCACTGTTAtcgacgtcgtcgtcgtcgtgtgCCTTCACATGCCTCGCGGAGACTCTGCTGTCCGCCGCACATCTTTCGTGTTCGTGCGTGTCTGGGTGCCTCTGTCTAGATCCGCCTGCCGCACTTGCTTTCCCATCACGATGATGTTCAGTCCTGCGCGCACGGTCGCACCCCCAACACCCGATCTCTTTCccgctccccttctctcttcctttcggCAACCTCAACTGTGTTTGCTGTCGCctcgcacctcctctacACCTCTCCGTGATAAAATTCTGCTGCTTGGCACGCGTGTtcaccggcaccggcgcacacacacacacacacaccagcaccagcagcagcaagcacaacagagaaaggggtgaagagttgccccccccctcctactTTATCGCGCTCAACAGGCAAGACGCGAGAGGacgggtgggtgtgtgcgcgtgagaagggagggaaggtggAAGGACGGAACAACCACACGTGCGTGTATTTGCCACTGCCCATTCACACTGGCTGATCAGCTCAGTGTTTTCTTCGTTTGGCctctctcctgtgtgtgtgggtgtgtgtccaTCACACAAGGCCGCATCGCCCCATTCGCCGCTGtgtatttttctctctctctgcc encodes the following:
- a CDS encoding structural maintenance of chromosome (SMC), putative (TriTrypDB/GeneDB-style sysID: LpmP.05.0390), with amino-acid sequence MRVKSIVIDGFKSYAHRKELADLSPHFNAITGLNGSGKSNIFDAICFVMGITNLKRVRAEDPRELIFRAGTTGVHAARVTIEFVNDDPASAPPGYSCEEYPLITIGRQIKLGGRQQFFFNNTVSLQSKVKRFFESISLNVDNPHFMILQGTVHKLIGMRSQDILSLIEEAVGTKAFDHRRRTAETLIRNKERKMEEIDTNIEAQIRPLLDTMRADQEEYNAFMQNREKTEEKKRFRIALDYHTHHTEHTEAEARVEARKVDVQNAKSQLQALPRQEEEATRRLVQLQGSLHAPSEAAISLHEEEDELKKAHSRLENELDNCTRLLRQLETQLKTLRREQEKQSNSQVTFAARRQQHEQMLAQIKEGKEACAKLKRGLKLLQSGVQAGTSGVSLAEERQQVDLKLIEQQSRVHRATERFEELVKQQQRIEAHQAEESGRVRHLEHEHAKAAASLEKTKVVYAPLALKQERKEALEAEISSLKREYQAEYENFQRQVSTAAARNYDLDYNRYACPPDTEDNVLGRVGQLITPIDLQHALGLMVGAQNQLLRVVVTDDRVAEAIIHSGLRQRTAFFALDKLQRPPTHLFIDDAKLQAARLIAEQQGGWVHRARDLVTVQEASSHQQQLNALADFVFGTFFVCSSLRLAQDLAYNPSIKVKAVTIEGEVAEPNGLMTGGSTHHLRDVFADLKAYAAQKEPLKALQQRTRTLETEYAALRNTLRQHQHDIQAYKAAEAAAELSKQRYIVAASSAQIGAAELAEEMEREHATMAEAQEKVAVLQARQRELAAQAQTTDLNVVRTEIENQLAAAEAHVARLMADEERGAAEFERLEADMEQQAADLSRKAQDMEEELAQQQSQKLKLTAQVEELKQQLVAVQARCKHNEERRQQLEKEIDDTQEELTRLAERKVTLDNLVKNGEVELREQSRCLESLRRHIHEAEQRHSWLLEVRETFNQPGGPYDFSDAARTAATLQELREIEARAAAMSNKLSQKSAILYEERRREYEELVKQRTALGEDKEAIQRCITEIESKKWGALDRMVGIVSSIFGRLFAACLPGATAQLLEERDATNHLTGLGVRVSFNEKPRESLSELSGGQRSLLALCLMLAILRVRPAPLYILDEVDAALDPSHTQNIGRMLQLYFPHSQFLLVSLKDGMFNNANVLYHIRNTQGYSEVARIEHKPPSQPTSASSDTRAASSGADREGAVATSA
- a CDS encoding hypothetical protein (TriTrypDB/GeneDB-style sysID: LpmP.05.0400); this translates as MPAPRSTPDVATRHAAPTLSSVSSAASLPLSFISSDVLHSLNTSVQESLAGYLYADAIELAQRLFDLEASYAHLHLLAHCHTVSGATGTAYRLLQHYYPFLEPHVTRPRTAGASISAAGGGAVAAGGALPFDARRTWATSYGMHQLQHPPPLSMSSTAASAVFLASGNGHSLISDALELGYETVDLQSQWNCQYLFGVCCYRTQRYEDGAKVLSQLLYVSNQLTTTSNELRRRLQQHRSMRSGTSEEDDDTGVAAAVRATERQLQAHAFLTDARTSQVLYWLGLCEKHRQRHPIAAEHLRRAYVAHPTRLDAFQEYVHLAWPSEHVAQSLLTIKEPLIEEEEGTQVDVAESPQRPPQRRDRDIADTAIDLYVDPDDEEQRAPRSAVAMAAAALASAHSTQPERTGPSPVALPAPRLTAPQRRCVQQHLRPFLYAAFLGITYRCPEAVEALHVLLAQEQQQQRAAVTAPASASSMVTSLHGPARAGVMHSSSSSSSSVLWQRQDGGSATTAAVVSATSPWLLRQLALAHFHNGDVQESADAFERLLRAAPWELTSPALIFYSTALWHLKSESALGSLAQRLTDAEPLSATTLCVVANAYSLIKDPRDALVMLKRAVQVAPTLAYAHALHGYELLGQDNKAEAEAAFKAALSVDPSLYIAYAGLGERFMREEQVDKARGYYKEAVKLNPTPAIMNRFALTYHRQGKSLADLKIALRLYTESLERHPSNVTARRQRADVLLRLDQPKQALEELKALLIQCPGEAVVYVTLAECMVCLRRPHEALKHYQTAMHLDPRRESYVQGCIDQLVAANLL